From Clostridium sp. SY8519:
TATTTCCAGATCGTTACGGAGCTGGCGCGCAAACAGGGCGTGCATATGGAGGAAAAAGAGCTCTGCGCGGAAGCCAACAAGTGGGAACTGTCCCACGGAGGCATTTCCGGCCGTACGGCACAGCAGTTTGTCAACTATCTGCTGGGACAGCAGAAATAGCATAAAAAACACAAGACAAGGAGAGGGTGACTATGAAGATCGAATTTCTCGGCGCGGCGCATGAAGTGACGGGCAGCTGCCATTACCTGAGTATTGGGGATTACAATGTACTGGTAGACTGCGGCATGGAACAGGGGCCGGATATTTATGAGAATCAGGATATCCCGGTGAATCCGTCATCGATTGACTATATCTTTGTAACCCATGCCCATATTGACCATTCCGGCCTGCTGCCGCTGATTACACAGCGGGGCTTCCGAGGCAGGATTTTTGCGTCGACCGCTACCGCGCAGCTGTGCAATATCATGCTGAAAGACAGCGCCCACATTCAGGAGACAGAGGCGGAATGGAAGAACCGCAGGGCAAGACGTGCCGGCAAACCGGAAGTTGTGCCGATGTACACCCTTCAGGACGCGGAGGCAGCTCTTCGGCTGTTTGTTCCCTGCTCGTATGATCAGAAAATCGAGGTTTGCGACAGCATTACCATCCGTTTCCGGGACGCGGGGCATCTGCTGGGATCGTCTTTTATTGAAATCTGGGCGAAAGAGAACGGCGAGGAAGTCAAGCTGGTCTTCTCCGGCGATCTGGGCAACGGCAACCGAGCCCTGATCCGTGACCCGGAAGTGCCGGAATCCGCAGATTATCTGGTGATAGAATCCACTTACGGAGACCGGATCCATGATACGCCGCCGGACTATGCGGTGGAACTTGCCAAAGTCATGAGCAGTACTTTCAGCAGAGGCGGCAATCTTGTGATTCCCGCGTTTTCTGTGGGACGTACCCAGGAGATGCTTTATTATCTGAGGGAAATCAAACAGAAGGATCTGCTGCCGGGATATAGAAATTTTGAAGCATACGTGGACAGTCCGCTGGCCATTGAAGCTACACATATTTTTAATGAAAACGTGCTGGAATGCTTCCGGGAGGAAGACAAGGCCATGATTCAGCAGGGTGTGAACCCGATTATGTTCAAGGGGCTGAATACAGCCGTGACCAGTCAGGACTCCATGGCCATCAATATGGTGCAGAAACCCCACGTCATCATTTCCGCTTCCGGCATGTGCGAAGCCGGCCGGATCCGTCACCATCTGAAGCACAATCTGTGGCGGCCGGAGTGCACGATTCTGTTTGTGGGATATCAGGTGCCCGGTACACTGGGTTACAACCTTCTGCATGGAGCAAAGGAAGTCAAGTTGTTCGGCGAGAAAATCCACGTAGCCGCCCAGATTGTCAACCTGCCCGGAATCAGCGGACACGCGGACCGCAATCACCTGACGGAATGGGTGCGCGAGATCGGACAGAAGCCGAAGCATATCTTTGTGGTCCACGGGGAAGACAAAGTCACGGACAGTTTTGCCGAGTATCTGGCAGGAGTGACCGGCATTCCGTGTACAGCGCCTTACAGCGGCGATGCCTATGATCTGCTGACGGATACCTGTATCGCGGTAGGCGACCGCAAACGGATCGAAAAGAAGAAAAAGAAACGCAGCACTGCGGTACAGGATCGTCTGCTGGCAGCTGCCGAGCGCCTGCTGGCCATTGCGGGCCGATCCAGTGAACTGGCAAACAAAGACCAGGCCAAATTCGCGGATCAGATCAATGCGCTATGCGATAAGTGGGATAAGTAAAATGTAACAAAGCGTAAGGAATTTTTAACATATTATTCATACTAAAATGGTACACTATTCAATATGCAGCAGATTGTTAGAAAGGATTCATGAGAGGTAGAGAGTTTTGAAACACACAGAAAGGAAAGATGTGCTCCGTCTGGCAGTGATTGTGGCGGCTGTGGTGGTAATCTGCGTGATTTTTCATGCAGCCGGCAAACGTCTGAGCCGGACACCGGTCATCAAACTGTCCGGGAAAAAGACTGTGCAGATTACAATGGGTACGGATTATGATGATGATGGAGCCACTGCGACTCTGGGAGACAAAAACATTACCGGCCGCATTATAAAGACTGACAATCTGAATACAGACAAAGTCGGAACTTACCAGATCACCTATACGGTAAAACGTTTCAAGCAAAGCTATTCCGTGACCCGGACCGTGAAAGTGATCGATAAGGAAAAACCGGTGCTTACGCTGAAGGGATCCGCCAGCCAGACGGTGACACTGGGGGAAAAATACGAAGACCCGGGGTATACCGCCACGGATGATTCCGACGGTGATGTGACAGCGAAGGTGAAGGTCAGCGGATATGTGGATCCCTATCTGGCAGGGGACTACCGGCTGAAGTATCAGGTCTCGGACCGTTCCGGCAATACGGCCACCGCGGTGCGCAGGATCAAAGTCAAAGGACCGGCGAAAAAAGACGGAAAGAGCATCATATATCTGACCTTTGATGACGGACCCAGCACCAAGGTTACGCCGAAAATCCTGAATACACTGAAAAAATATAACGTAAAGGCCACCTTTTTTGTGATTAATTACGACAAGGAGACGCTGCCGATCCTGAAACAGGAGGTTTCTGACGGCCATACGGTGGCTGTGCACAGCTATACCCATGATTACGCGAAGATTTACCAGTCGGTGTCCGCGTTTATGGAAGACAACCACAAGCTGCGGGACAAGCTCACAAAAGATACGGGCATCAAGCCCACACTGATGCGGTTCCCCGGCGGAAGTTCCAATACCATCAGCCGCAGATACCACAAGGGAATCATGAAGAAGCTGGTGGAAGAAGTTACGGAAGACGGATACAATTATCTGGACTGGAATGTGGACTCCACGGATGCCTCCGGCAATAATGTTCCGGTGTCAAAGATTGTCAGCAGCGTGACCGGCGAATTGGAAAAAGGACGGAGCAACGTGGTCCTGTGCCATGATACCAATGCAAAGGAAACGACTGCAAAGGCCCTGCCGAAGATCATAAATTATGGTTTGAAACACGGATATACGTTTGCGGCATGCAGTGATGATATGTATATGGCGCATCAGAATGTACTGAACTGATGCTTTTCGGTTTCTGCGGGAAGTTCGCGGAAAACAGCAGCAAAGGCTTTGCCGGAAGATTACGAAAGAAATGAGGCGCGGTTCCCGCCAAAAATGGGGAACCGGCGCCTCATTTGCCATACTCAGCGCTCCTGAATAATCTGAATGTCCAGACCGTCAGGATCTTTGATAAAAAAGAAGCTGGTGCGGGGATTGGGAGATATGACGGATCCCGGCTTGTATCCCAGTTCCTGCATGCGGACAAAAGCGGCATCCAGGTCATCAGTGCGGAAACCGATGGAGATGCCGCCGCCGTAGTAGAGTCTGCCGGCGGTATGCACCAGTTCGATATTGACGGATCCGGTGTCATCACTTAAAAATACGATGGCGTGATCCGGCTGGTCTCGGAGATCCCGGACAATACGCAGTCCCAGGATGTCTTGATAGAAGGAAACAGATTCGTTTAAATTTTTTACCATGATCGTTGTGTGAGCAATCTGCATAAAAACACACCTTCCTTTCGACGGTTTTATGTTAGTTTTCCTGAATTCAGTGTGACATAATTTCTGCTGTTTCGCAAGTGAAATTCCCTGCGGAAACAGGGAAATTTGCAGGAACCCGTGTTTTATGGTAGAGTGTACTCCATAGGAATCGATCAGAAGGAAGAGGGATAAAATGAAAGATTTGCTGGATTCCCACACACATTCGATTGTGAGCGGCCATGCATACAGTTCTATGAATGAGATGATCGCGGCAGCCGTGGAGAAGAAGCTTTCTCTGCTGGCGATTACCGAGCATGCGCCGGCCATGGATGGATCCTGTCAGAAGTTGTATTTTAAAAATCTGAAGATCCTTCCGCGGAAGCGGGGGGACTTGTGGACGCTTTTCGGTGCAGAATTAAATATCCTGAACAAAGAGGGAGAAGTGGACCTGGACGGGGATGTGCTCAAGGAAGTGGATGTGGCCATTGCCAGCATACATCCGCCTACCTACCATTCCGCATCCAATGCGGAGGACAATACGACCGCCTATATCCGTGCCATGAGCAATCCCTGCATCAACATCATCGGCCATCCGGACGACGGCAGATATCCGGTGAATTACGGGGAACTGGTGCGTGCGGCCAAGGCTTACCATGTGCTGCTGGAAGTGAACAATTCTTCTTTCCTTCCCACCAGCAGCCGGACAGACACAAGAGACAACTGCAGAGCCATGCTGGAGGAGTGCATGCGCTATCAGGCGCCGGTGATTATCAATTCCGATGCCCATGCGGATTTTCAGGTGGGGGCGCATGAGGAAGCGTGGAAATTGATCCATGAGATGGAATTTCCGGAGGAACTGATCGCCAATACCAGTCTGGATTTGTATTTTTCCTATCTGAACTACAATCCGCTGTTTACCTTATAAGGAAATCCTTTACTTTACAACTTTAATATGCTAAAATTTCATGCAGGAGGCGTAAAGGATGAGCAAAACAGTTAGAACCGAGGCGGTAGCCCATTTGTTTGACGCGATTCTTTCCTTGAAAAACCGGGAAGAGTGCTTTACTTTTTTTGAAGATGTATGTACCATCAATGAGCTGCTGTCATTGTCTCAGCGGTTTGAAGTGGCTTATATGCTGCGTCAGAAAAAGACGTATCTGGACATTGCAGAGAAGACCGGGGCATCCACTGCGACCATCAGCAGAGTGAACCGGTCGCTGAATTACGGCAACGACGGGTACGATATGGTATTCGCCCGGATCAGCAGGGAAGACCTGCAGGAAGAATCCCACGGCGAGTGACCGTAGAGCAGAATGTGCACAGAAAGAAAATGGAGAAGCTGTCAGACTGGCAGCTTCTCTTTTATGATACCGGAGCATGTTCCGGAGACATTGAAAAAGGAGAACAGAATTGAGCAAATACGATATGTTGAATCCGGAACAGCGGGAAGCGGTATTCTATACGGAAGGCCCGCTTCTGATCCTTGCGGGTGCCGGATCCGGAAAAACCAGAGTGCTGACCCACCGCGCGGCCTATCTGATCGAAGAGAAGGGGGTAAATCCTTACCACATCCTGGCGATTACATTTACCAACAAAGCAGCGGGTGAGATGCGGGAGCGGATTGATGACATGGTGGGATTCGGCGCGGAGAGTATCTGGGTGTCCACTTTTCACTCCTGCTGCGTGCGGATTCTGCGCAGGTACATTGACCGGATCGGCTATGACAACAATTTTTCCATTTATGATGCGGATGATCAGAAGCATGTGATGAAAGAGATTGTCAAACGGCTGAATATCAACACCAAGATGTATAAGGAGCGGGCGTTTTTAAATGCCATTTCTTCCGCGAAAGATGAGCTGATCGGACCGGAGGAATACAAAAGCCGGACAGGCGGCGATCTGCCCAAAGAGCAGACCGCGCGGGTCTACCGGGAATATCAGGAAGTACTGCGTAAGAATAACGCACTGGATTTTGACGACTTGATTTTCAAATGCGTGGAACTGCTGCAGAAGGATCCCCAGGTGCTGGAATCCTATCAGGAGCGTTTTCAGTACATTATGGTGGATGAATACCAGGACACCAATACGGCGCAGTTTCAGCTGATCCGTCTGCTGGCAGGCAAATACCGGAATCTCTGCGTGGTAGGAGATGATGACCAGTCCATTTACCGGTTCCGGGGAGCCAACATTCAGAATATTTTAAGCTTCGAGGAGCAGTATCCGGATGCGAAAGTCATTAAGCTGGAGCAGAATTACCGCTCCACGCAGAATATTCTGGATGCGGCAAACGCGGTGATCAAAAACAACAGGGGACGGAAGGACAAGGCCCTCTGGACAGAAGAACAGGGCGGGGAAAAAGTGCATTTCCAGCAGTTCGAAACAGCTTATGAGGAAGCGGATTTTATCGCGGGAGATGTGGCCCGGCTGGAACGGAAAGGAATCTTTGACTACGGGGAAAGCGCGGTGCTGTACCGCACCAATGCCCAATCCCGTCTGCTGGAAGAGAAATTTGTCAGCAGAAACATTCCCTATCGGATCATCGGCGGCGTGAACTTTTACTCCAGAAAAGAGATCAAGGACATTCTGGCGTATTTAAAGACCATCGACAACGGCAGCGACGATCTGGCGGTGAAACGGATCATCAATATTCCGAAGCGGGGCATCGGCGCCACCAGCATCAACCGTGTGCAGACCTATGCGGATGAACAGGGCATCAGCTTTTTCGAGGCCTGCCGCATGACCGAGCAGATCCCGAAGATCGGCAAGGCAGCAGGGAAAATCCAGGGCTTTGTCAACCTGATCCGTGTCCTGCGGGCGGAAATCCCGGAACTGGGCATTCAGCGGGTGACGGAGAAGCTGCTGGAAGAAACGGGCTATGTGGAGGATCTGAAAGCAGAGCATGACGAAGAAGCAGACGCGCGGATTGAGAATATCGATGAACTGATCAGCAAAATCGCGGATTATGAGGATACGGCGGAAGAGCCGACACTGGGAGAATTCCTGGACGAAGTGTCACTGGTGGCGGATATTGACAGCCTGGAAGATGACAAGAATTATGTCACGCTGATGACCCTGCACAGCGCCAAGGGGCTGGAGTTCCCCAATGTGTATATGGCAGGCATGGAAGACGGACTTTTTCCGAGCTATATGACCATTACCGCGGACGATCCCACAGAGCTTGAAGAGGAACGCCGGCTGTGTTATGTGGGAATCACCCGGGCGAAGAAACGCCTGACGATGACGGCGGCCCGTACCCGGATGCAGCGGGGAGAAATGCAGTATAACCGTACCTCACGGTTCCTGAAGGAAGTACCGGAAGAACTTCTGGAAGGTCAGCTGGTGAAACAGAAGGAACGTCCCATATATCAGCAGGCCAATACCGGATACGCGGCAGCCCGCAAGGCGCTTCACGGCAAGGATTCCTATGCGGCCATGCGGCCCCGGAAGGAGTTCGGCAATGCGTCGGAAATCCCGAAGCCGGCCTATCAGGTGGGAGACCGGGTTCGTCACAAGAAGTTCGGGGACGGTACGGTGACTGCCATGACAGCCGGCGGCCGTGATTATGAAGTAACGGTGGATTTTGATACAGCCGGGACGAAAAAAATGTTTGCGCTGTTTGCAAAGATGGTGAAACTGTGATACACTTTTTCTAGTATAAAATGTGAAAAGGAGCATGACTATGAAAAACATTGATGATATTCAGAGCTTAGCGAAATTTACCAACATCATCAGAAAAGATGAACAGAAATCTGCAGTCAAAAAAGTGATCGTAGCAGCAGGAGTACTTGCAGTCATCGCAGCAGTCGCATTTTGCATCTACAAGTTCTTCGCTCCTGATTACATGGATGACTTCGATGACGAATTCGAGGATGATTTCGATGACAACTTCTTCGATGACGAAGAAGAGGAGAAGGAATCCGCATTCGTAGATGACGAGGCAGAATAATAGAGCCCTTCTTTAAGAATGAGGCCTTCATTCCGGAAAAGAGCCTGCCTTAAAAAGAGAGGCTTTCATTTCAGTGTTTGAATAGGACAAGAATCACCCGCCCGGTATTATGTGCTGGACGGGTTTTTTCCGGTTATGATTCCGCTGGCCGACGGTTTTCCGACCGTCGTTTTCGTAAAAAACAACTGCCGTGCTCCGCAGTGACAGCAAAGGAAAGAATATATGAAAAAAGGTGAAATCTACAGCGGTCTGGTGACGGATCTTGCGTTTCCGAACAAGGCAAATGTGCATATTACAGAACCGGAGGAGGGAGATATTCAGGTCAAGAACCTGCTTCCCGGCCAGAAGGTATCCGTACGCCTGACCAAAAAAAGAAAAGGAAAATATGAAGGCCGTCTGGTGGAACTGCTGGAACGGTCCGCAGACGAACTGGAGACCGCCGGATGCCCCCATGCAGGTATCTGCGGCGGATGCGTCTACCAGACCCTGACTTACGAGAAAGAACTGGAACTGAAGCAGTCACAGGTACTGCGTCTCCTTGCGCCGGTTCTGCCGGAAGCCGAGACACTCTTTGAGGGCATCTATCCAAGCCCGAGAAAAGACGGCTACCGCAACAAGATGGAATATACCTTCGGAGATGAGTACAGGGACGGTCCGCTGGCGCTGGGACTGCACAAACGGGGGGCATTTTACGACATTGTTCCGGTAACCGGCTGCCGGATCGCAGACGGGGATTTCGCGGCGATTCTGTCGGCAACCAGGGACTATTTCAGCGAGCTGGGAGTCCCGTATTACCACCGGATGCGCCACGAAGGCTATCTCAGACACCTGCTGGTGCGCAAGGCGGCCCGCACCGGAGAGATTCTGACGGATCTGATTACTGCTTCTCCTGCGGGACTTTCGGGCCGGGATGGAGCAGAGCAGGGAAAAGAGACGGCGGAAGCGGCAGACGGGACATGGGACGGCGCGCGTCAGCCCATGAATGGGAGCGAACAGCCGGAGAACGGCGCAAAAGGCACTGACGGCGGCTGCGGACTGTCGGAAGAGGAACTGCTGGAAGGATGGAAAGAACGCCTGCTTTCCCTGAATTTGGAGGGGACATGGCAGGGAATTCTTCACACCCGCAACGACAGCCTGGCGGATGCAGTCAAGGATGAGGGGACACAGGTGCTTTACGGAACAGATGCATTTACCGAGCAGTGCCTGGGCCTGCGGTTCCGGATTACGCCGTTTTCCTTTTTCCAGACCAATTCCCTGGGTGCGGAAGTCCTGTATGATACCGCCAGATCCATGATCCGCGGCGCGCTGGGTGACGGCGGCAAAACCGTATTTGACCTGTACAGCGGCACCGGGACGATCGCGCAGATGCTGGCGCCGGTGGCCGGCTCCGTTATCGGCGTGGAGATCGTGGAGGAAGCGGTGGAAGCGGCCCGGGAAAACGCGGCGCTGAATCATCTGACCAACTGCCGTTTTCTTGCGGAAGATGTGCTGAAAGCGCTGGATCAGATTGAGGAAAAGCCGGACGTGATTGTGCTGGATCCGCCCCGGGAAGGGGTCCATCCAAAGGCGCTGAAAAAGATTATCGCCTATGGGGCGGAATCTATCCTTTATATTTCCTGCAAGCCGACCAGCCTGGCCAGGGATCTTGTGGAGCTGCAGTCCGGGGGATATGCAGTGAAGCGGCTGTGCTGTGTGGATATGTTTCCGGGGACGGGGAACGTGGAAACCATTGTGTTGCTATCACGCACCAACTCGTAGAAATCGCTGAATTCAAGCACTTTTTCGAGCATTTCACCTTCGACAAAACGGCTTGGTCTGACCGCGGAAAACGGGTGGAAAAGTACATCACAGTGGTGATAGCTTTAGACCTCGTTACAGTAGCAATGTAAAACCAGATTCAGAACAGACAAATATACATAGTCATTAGAGGACGTTAGTTTACTGGCATTTCCAGTAGATTGGCGTCCTTTTTCTTTGCAGAAATTTAGGAAAGAAGGGAAAGACGATGGCATTCGATTATTTCTACGGACAGGAAGATGCGGAGCAGTTTCTGTTCTACCGGATCCCGAAGACATTGATCACCGGCGAAGAATTCCGCGAAGTTTCCGTTGAAGCAAAACTTTTATACGGGCTGATGCTGGATCGCCTGTCCCTGTCGATGAAAAACGGATGGTTTGATGATCAGAACAGAGCATACATCATTTACACAGTGGAAGACATCATGAGCGATCTGCAGTGCGGTAACCAGAAAGCGGTGAAGCTGCTGAGTGAGCTGGAGAAAAAGGCAGGACTGATCAGGCGCAAGCGGCAGGGACTTGGAAAGCCGTCTCTGACCTATCTCATCTTTGGACTCGTCTGCACAAACTTTGGCGAAGCATGGCGGCTTGCGGAGGGAGCGGATGCATCTGAAAAGACAGCGTCATTGATGACGAGAGCCCGATAATGAAAAAGCCCTCTTCCTGCAGCGCATGTGCACCTATGCCGCAGGAAAAGGGCATGAAAAAGCCAGGGACTGATCGCGTGTCAGTTCCTGGCTATGTAATGGTCAGTATTCAGTTTTATCTTTTGCCTCTTCATCGTCCAGTCCGGACGGAGGAATGGCAAAGGCATGCAATTGACCGGAGAGTCATACAGACCATCCTAAGTTTTTTTCTTTGTCTTTTCTGAGTGAGCACCCTTTCGGATGCTCTGTTCGTCATGCAGTTTTCAAGGTACTGTTCGTATCAGTACTGGCAGATACGATGGTGTTAAAGAAGTCTCACTTGTTACTTTGCTTATTGACTTTCTTTAATAGTTAGTCTGTTTTATGTCTGCCCGATTGATTGCCGGTGTCTCAACGCGCTTCGCCAGATACAGGCAGTATGCTGCAGATACGACGACGATCACGATATGCAGGATCAAATTCACAAGCTGAGAGCCTTCGTCGGATGCGAAGACAGATGTTACATCGATGAAACTGTGCGCCAGGATCCCGGGCAGAAGGCTTCCGCTCTTGTAAAACACGAGCGTAAAGACAAAACCCATGGCAACCGCGAAAACCACCTGGGTGAGGGTGGCAATCAGTTCATGTCCGGTAAAAAGATTTATAATATGCCCCATCCCGAAGGTGACGGATGAGACGATGACAGCCGCTGTGACGCTGCCGTCCTTCAGCATGGCCTTGAACAGGAAGCCCCGGAAGATCAGTTCCTCTGCAAATCCGACCAAAGCCATGGATACTGCGGCATAGATCAGTCCCGGCACAGGATAATCAGGCTGAAATCCGCCGAAGAGATTCATACAGGATAGGAGCCACAAAGGAATGAACCACAGCATGGCTCTGCTGTTCTTCGCCCAGTCGGCCAGGCCGTACTTTCCCATGAGTCCGTTCTTTTTCACAAACAGGAAAATCGCTGCGGATATCACGATCAAGCCCAGCATGTGCCACAGCGAATCGAGGCCGAAATTGTTTTGCAGCGTCCCCATGCCCACCGCGTAGATCACGATCCACAGGATCGCAAAGGTGATCTCACTTTTTTGATACAGCTTCGCCATTTTGATTACTTCCTCTCTCTAATCCTTCTGCAATCATTATTAATGCGCTTCGAATGGCATCAGAATCATATTTCATTCCATTATTTGCAATCAGACTTGCATAACCATGAACAACGGCTACCAATGGTTCAAAAAAAACTGCCGCTTCTTCTATTGTCAGTCCTTCTTCCGAACTGACTGTCGCAAGCACATCAGCTGCTTCCGGTGCCTGAATCAGGTCCTCCAGGCTAAGGCCGGAAAAACGGCCTGATTGAAAGAGAAAACGGAACAACTGCGGCTCCTCTTCAGCAAACCGGATATATCGGATCCCCATTTCCAAAAGATCTCCGGATGCAAGTATATATTCACTGTGAAATGCATCTGCTTTCCGGTAAGTCAGATCTTTCAAGATGTCTGTATCCGGAAACTGATACATAATCGGCTGCGTAGAGCACCCCAGAAAAGACGCCAGGTTTCTCACGGTCAATGCTTCATGGCCCTGTTCCCGAATTAACCGGAAGGCGCCGTCGATCATAGCTTCTTTTGTCGTCGTTGGTTTCTTAGGCATAGGAGTCACCTCATAATACTATAACAACTGTTATTGTATTTCAGATTATCTCTTCTGTCAAGAACCACTTCAATACTTTCAGGCATACAATAGCCGGGGGCTGTTATAAACACAGAGATCCATGAGGTCGTGCGCTCCTTCAACCTGACGCCGGAGGAACTGCGGGAATTTCTGCAGAGCCGAAAGAGCAATGCTCCGGCAAAACTTCCTGAGCCGGCATCATCAGAGAAAAGCACAGCGACAGAATAGGAGGCCGATTATGAGGAAGCGTAATTTACTTGCAGCACTGCTGGCAGCGATGCTCTGCTGCGGACTCTGTTATACAACTGCATTTGCGCAGACAAATGAACCGGAAGCAGCGCCGGCAGAAGAACTGGTTACCAAGGGAGAGACAGAGGAGCCTGAAGAGTTTCCACCGCTTACACCAGAAGGAAACCTGACGCTGGTGGATGATGAGGATGCCAAGGCAGTTCAGAAAGCCATGAATGAGCAGAAAGCGCAGACGACACAGGCGGAAGAGACGGTAAAACCGGAGAAGGAACCGGAGAAAGAGGCTACAGAGCAGGAAGTGGAGGCTCCGAAAAAGAAGCAGACCGGGAGTCTGTTTGCGGCGGCCGGTGTGCTGATCATTGTCATTGGCGGCACAGGGATCTGGATCTTCCTGCAGGCAAAGAAGAAAAAGAAGCCAGCGGATCAGCCGAATCCGGATGCAGATTATCGAGAGGATGACGATGGATACGATATCCCTGAGGAATCTGAAGAAAAGGAAGCGGAAGACTTCAATGATGAGGAGGAATAAAAAGATGGGTGAGCAGAATAGAAATTATGGACAGATCAAAGAGATCACCCTGCATTTTGGAAAAGGAACAGTGGAGCCCTTCACGGCAAAGGACGGCAGGGAGATGCTGAAGATCGTGATCCCCAATGCGGACCACAGTGATCATACTCCCTGGGCAAGCTTCGTGCTTCCGGCAAAAGCGGTCCATGAGAATCAGTACGGTAAAGCGCTTTGGACAAAGATTCCTGCCGATGGGCACACAACTCTCACTAAGCCGTTTCTTGCCGGTCAAAGTGAAGACGGCAGGAATATCTGGAAGGATGAGAAGAC
This genomic window contains:
- a CDS encoding DUF4366 domain-containing protein — encoded protein: MRKRNLLAALLAAMLCCGLCYTTAFAQTNEPEAAPAEELVTKGETEEPEEFPPLTPEGNLTLVDDEDAKAVQKAMNEQKAQTTQAEETVKPEKEPEKEATEQEVEAPKKKQTGSLFAAAGVLIIVIGGTGIWIFLQAKKKKKPADQPNPDADYREDDDGYDIPEESEEKEAEDFNDEEE
- a CDS encoding TetR-like C-terminal domain-containing protein — translated: MIDGAFRLIREQGHEALTVRNLASFLGCSTQPIMYQFPDTDILKDLTYRKADAFHSEYILASGDLLEMGIRYIRFAEEEPQLFRFLFQSGRFSGLSLEDLIQAPEAADVLATVSSEEGLTIEEAAVFFEPLVAVVHGYASLIANNGMKYDSDAIRSALIMIAEGLERGSNQNGEAVSKK